From Hirundo rustica isolate bHirRus1 chromosome 19, bHirRus1.pri.v3, whole genome shotgun sequence, a single genomic window includes:
- the SKA2 gene encoding spindle and kinetochore-associated protein 2, with product METAVTRLETLFQKAESDLDYIQRRVEFETMKSLPDDAAAEENPAALLKELPVLKSRYKSLCAQMEEISMEQKESMESIRAALEKTMKIVQALQQQTELESLPLSAEEQTAAQQLNLETGEETEFSEEEPSFTGFTVPGSAEEPEFTPLTEETFMSVPRSIRSTVKLADLNYLYKELFNHFIVQNNRAALSLSEMNKMNMKATDSRIQILKELGIVELDQQGNVELAV from the exons ATGGAGACGGCGGTTACCAGGCTCGAGACCCTG TTCCAGAAAGCAGAATCTGATCTGGATTATATTCAGCGCAGAGTGGAGTTCGAAACAATGAAAAGTCTTCCTGAtgatgcagcagcagag GAGaatccagctgctctcctgaaaGAGCTCCCGGTGCTGAAATCCCGTTACAAATCCCTGTGCGCGCAGATGGAAGAGATTTCCATGGAGCAGAAGGAATCCATGGAGAGCATCCGTGCTGCCCtggagaaaacaatgaagatAGTTCAGGCACTGCAGCAACAAACCGAGCTGGAG agcTTACCTCTGTCAGCAGAAGAACAGACTGCAGCCCAGCAGTTAAACTTGGAAACTGGGGAAGAAACGGAATTTTCAGAGGAAGAG ccATCCTTCACAGGATTTACAGTCCCTGGCTCAGCTGAAG AGCCCGAGTTCACGCCACTGACTGAGGAAACATTTATGAGCGTGCCCAGGAGCATCAGAAGCACCGTCAAATTAGCAGACTTGAACTATTTGTACAAGGAGTTATTTAACCACTTCATTGTACAGAACAACAG AGCAGCACTGAGTCTTTCAGAGATGAACAAGATGAATATGAAAGCCACTGACTCAAGAATTCAAATCCTGAAAGAACTCGGGATTGTGGAACTCGACCAACAAGGAAATGTTGAATTAGCTGTGTAA
- the TRIM37 gene encoding E3 ubiquitin-protein ligase TRIM37, which yields MDEQSVESIAEVFRCFICMEKLRDARLCPHCSKLCCFSCIRRWLTEQRAQCPHCRAPLQLRELVNCRWAEEVTQQLDTLQLCSLTKHEENEKDKCENHHEKLSVFCWTCKKCICHQCALWGGMHGGHTFKPLAEIYEQHVTKVNEEVAKLRRRLMELISLVQEVERNVEAVRSAKDERVREIRNAVEMMIARLDTQLKNKLITLMGQKTSLTQETELLETLLQEVEHQLRSCSKSELISKSSEILLMFQQVHRKPMASFVTTPVPPDFTSELVPAYDSTTFVLENFSTLRQRADPVYSPPLQVSGLCWRLKVYPDGNGVVRGYYLSVFLELSAGLPETSKYEYRVEMVHQSTNDPTKNIIREFASDFEVGECWGYNRFFRLDLLANEGYLNRQNDTVILRFQVRSPTFFQKCRDQHWYIAQLEAAQTSYIQQINNLKERLAIELSRTQKSRGVSPPDTHLSPQNDEGSETRAKKPGQSIEALLENFTAPGLARENKEEEEEKTQQEDFNHELSDGDLDIDLAGEDEVNHLDGSSSSASSTATSNTEENDIDEETMSGENDVEYSSTMELEDGDLMEDAAAAATPGASGTSHSYSSASGRPSRRGASALGSTASSSLLDIDPFILIHLLDLKDRNGMENLWGLQPRPSASLLQNRASSYSLKDRDQRRHQAMWRVPPDLKMLKRLKTQMAEVRSKMSDVKNQLSEVRSSNAGSGEAQPSFFSIEQGALAACGTDSCSKLQEIGMELLTKSSVTSCYIRNSASKKSASAKPLRSGAAGSLSLRRAMDSGEGNLRLKGDSHSAEGGLGSSKLSARPHARALAGAAEALPKQEERPCEGSDSEVGASGLNGLAAVEKNRKVGALGSNSKGCRTEGTQSGGLESSSELGELQGMGSEGASAAPEEAGVCQKHVLHLLPGMSSDSDIECDTENEEQEDVTSPSEVFNQAFSVQPSSEELSSVLPDGDQAASDDLSFVPGDDSTR from the exons ATGGACGAGCAGAGCGTGGAG AGCATTGCCGAGGTGTTCCGATGTTTTATTTGTATGGAGAAGCTGCGGGACGCCCGCCTGTGCCCTCACTGCTCCAAGCTCTGCTGTTTCAGCTGTATCCGG CGTTGGCTGACTGAACAAAGAGCTCAGTGCCCTCATTGTAG agcccctctgcagctccgGGAGCTCGTCAACTGTCGCTGGGCAGAGGAGGTCACACAGCAGCTGGACACgcttcagctctgcagcctcacAAAGCACGAAGAGAACGAGAAGGACAA GTGTGAAAACCATCATGAGAAGCTCAGTGTTTTCTGCTGGACCTGCAAGAAGTGTATCTGCCACCAGTGTGCGCTCTGGGGAGGAATG CATGGAGGGCATACTTTTAAACCACTGGCAGAAATCTACGAGCAGCACGTCACAAAAGTAAATGAAGAAGTGGCAAAGCTGAGGAGAAGACTCATGGAGTTGATCAGTTTGGTGCAGGAAGTG GAGCGGAACGTGGAGGCCGTGCGCAGTGCCAAGGACGAGCGCGTGCGGGAGATCCGCAACGCCGTGGAGATGATGATCGCCCGCCTGGACACCCAGCTCAAGAACAAGCTCATCACTCTGATGG GTCAAAAGACGTCACTTACTCAAGAAACTGAACTTCTGGAAACCCTGCTTCAAGAAGTAGAACATCAG TTACGGTCCTGCAGCAAGAGTGAGCTGATATCCAAAAGTTCAGAGATCCTGCTGATGTTCCAGCAGGTCCATCGGAAGCCCATGGCCTCATTTGTCACCACTCCTGTCCCCCCAGACTTCACAAG TGAATTGGTCCCAGCCTATGACTCAACTACATTTGTCTTGGAAAACTTCAG TACCTTGAGGCAGCGAGCAGATCCTGTGTACAGCCCTCCCCTGCAGGTGTCAGGACTGTGCTGGAGATTAAAAGTTTACCCG GATGGAAATGGAGTAGTTCGGGGCTACTACCTGTCAGTGTTCCTGGAGCTGTCTGCTGGATTGCCAGAGACATCCAA GTACGAATACCGTGTAGAAATGGTTCACCAGTCCACCAACGATCCCACCAAAAACATCATCCGGGAATTCGCCTCTGACTTTGAGGTTGGGGAATGTTGGGGGTACAACAGATTCTTCCGCCTGGACCTGCTGGCCAACGAGGGCTACCTGAACCGGCAGAACGACACCGTGATCCTCAG GTTCCAAGTGCGCTCACCAACCTTCTTCCAGAAGTGCCGGGACCAGCACTGGTACATTGCTCAACTGGAAGCAGCTCAGACAAGCTACATCCAGCAAATAAATAACCTGAAAGAA AGGCTCGCGATTGAACTGTCCCGGACTCAGAAATCCCGAGGGGTTTCCCCTCCAGACACTCACCTCAGTCCCCAGAATGATGAGGGCTCAGAGACAAGAGCAAAGAAACCTGGACAAAGCATTGAAGCACTGCTCGAGAATTTCACTGCTCCAGGATTAGCAAGGGAGAacaaggaagaggaggaagagaagaccCAGCAGGAAGATTTTAAT CACGAGCTCTCAGATGGTGACCTGGATATAGATCTTGCTGGAGAAGATGAGGTGAACCACCTTgatggcagcagctcttcagcaAGTTCAACAGCAACCAGtaacactgaagaaaatgatATTGATGAAGAAACTAT GTCTGGAGAGAATGATGTGGAATACAGCAGCACTATGGAGCTGGAAGATGGAGATCTCATGGAggatgcagcagctgctgctactCCTGGAGCATCAG GTACCAGCCACAGCTACAGCAGTGCCAGTGGGAGACCCTCACGGCGGGGAGCCAGCGCCCTGGGCTCCACGGCCAGCAGCAGTTTGCTGGATATAGATCCCTTCATTTTAATCCACTTGTTGGACCTGAAAGACAGAAATGGCATGGAAAACCTCTGGGGCCTTCAGCCACGTCCTTCTGCCTCTCTTCTGCAGAACAGAG CCTCGTCCTATTCCCTGAAGGATCGAGACCAGCGGAGGCACCAGGCCATGTGGAGGGTGCCCCCGGACCTGAAGATGCTGAAAAGACTCAAAACCCAGATGGCAGAAGTTCGCAGCAAAATGTCTGATGTGAAGAACCAGCTGTCTGAAGTGAGGAGCAGCAATGCTGGCTCAGGGGAGGCCCAGCCCAGCTTCTTCTCCATCGAGCAGGGGGCCCTGGCTGCCTGTGGCACTGACAGCTGCAGCAAGCTGCAGGAAatagggatggagctgctgacCAAGTCTTCAGTCACCAGTTGTTACATAAGGAATT CTGCCAGTAAGAAAAGTGCCTCAGCCAAGCCCCTTCGCTCGGGAGCGGCCGGGAGCCTGTCCCTGAGGAGAGCCATGGACAGCGGGGAAGGGAACCTGCGCCTCAAGGGGGACAGCCACTCTGCTGAGG gaGGCCTGGGGAGCTCCAAGCTGAGCGCTCGGCCCCACGCTCGGGCCCTGGCTGGCGCTGCTGAAGCGCTGCCCAAGCAGGAGGAAAGACCCTGTGAGGGATCAGACTCTGAGGTGGGAGCTTCTGGCTTGAATGGCTTGGCTGCTGtagagaagaacagaaaagttGGTGCTCTGGG CTCCAACTCCAAGGGCTGTCGGACGGAAGGAACCCAGTCTGgtgggctggagagcagctctgagctcggggagctgcaggggatgGGCTCTGAAGGTGCCTCTGCAGCACCTGAGGAAG CTGGCGTGTGTCAGAAGCACGTCCTTCACCTCCTGCCAGGGAtgagcagtgacagtgacattGAATGTGACACAGAAAATGAGGAGCAGGAAGATGTCACCTCTCCATCAGAGGTGTTCAACCAGGCCTTCTCTGTCCAGCCCTCCAGTGAAG aGCTCTCCTCGGTGTTACCAGACGGGGATCAGGCCGCTTCTGACGATCTCAGCTTTGTCCCTGGAGATGACAGCACCAG GTAG
- the PRR11 gene encoding proline-rich protein 11 has product MARFKKCKRKRRARAKFRLEKKSNAAVPQGSVCPSPRSPALLPLNTSPVPRCSRWPLALPSLKSVVKPLTTAASFLYWWCQSRVAQSFQVVKDTIFPSQVYLKELNMFREKLEKLESEFSKLQGALQMNGVAALSSESSLCQRCHKPVLGAPLGAQMDLPPSASVPVSIPPPLPPPLPPPPPPLPPPKLPPAPLLQRGTASKLAPPVKKDGPVHITLKDLLNVKLKKTNSSLRMDKEQSPVKPRRALITVTDLQSVSLRPKSKPSAHATKSLITSPKNHIDLRKHLKKVDIQRSPGGTPLNSKENTECGSGLTPIMTRALRRKFQMAHPKSPSPARLSAANSFDEK; this is encoded by the exons ATGGCAAGGTTTAAGAAATGCAAACGAAAACGAAGAGCCCGAGCAAAATTTCgactggaaaaaaagagcaatgcTGCAGTCCCCCAGGGCTCAGTTTGTCCCTCTCCACG GTCACCAGCTCTTCTCCCCCTGAACACGTCGCCAGTCCCACGGTGCTCCCGCTGGCCTTTAGCCTTGCCCAGCCTAAAAAGTGTGGTCAAACCCCTGACAACAGCAGCATCATTTCTGTATTGGTGGTGCCAGAGCAGGGTTGCACAG AGCTTTCAGGTGGTTAAAGACACCATATTTCCATCACAAGTCTACTTAAAGGAACTAAATATGTTCagggagaagctggagaagTTGGAAAGTGAATTTTCCAAGCTACAAGGAGCACTCCAG ATGAACGGCGTGGCAGCTTTGTCTTCAGAGAGTTCTCTTTGCCAAAGGTGTCACAAGCCAGTCCTGGGTGCTCCTTTGGGGGCACAGATGGATCTTCCACCATCAGCATCTGTGCCTGTGtccatccctcctcctcttcctccccctcttcctccaCCACCACCGCCGCTGCCTCCACCAAAACTGCCTCCAGCACCTCTCCTCCAACGGGGCACAGCCTCCAAACTG GCACCACCAGTGAAAAAGGATGGCCCCGTGCACATCACCCTCAAAGACCTCCTGAATgttaaactgaagaaaacaaacagcagcctGAGGATGGACAAG GAACAATCACCAGTGAAGCCACGCAGGGCGTTAATCACAGTCACAGATCTCCAGAGCGTTAGTCTGAGACCTAAATCCAAGCCATCAGCTCATGCTACAAAATCTTTAAT taCCTCCCCTAAAAATCATATTGATCTTCGGAAACATCTGAAGAAAGTTGATATACAAAG AAGTCCTGGTGGCACTCCTCTAAATAgtaaagaaaacactgaatgtGGCTCTGGGCTAACACCAATAATGACACGGGCACTACGGCGCAAGTTCCAG ATGGCTCACCCGAAGAGTCCCTCGCCTGCACGGCTGAGTGCTGCAAACAGCTTTgatgaaaagtaa